From Planococcus halocryophilus, the proteins below share one genomic window:
- the garR gene encoding 2-hydroxy-3-oxopropionate reductase has product MAQTIGVIGLGIMGKPMSLNLLKAGYKVMVNDLNTESVDALVEAGATAGKPDEMGSVCDVIITMLPASQHVKQVVTGEKGILKTAKEGLVIIDMSSISPVASVEISNEAAKLGVEMLDAPVSGGEPKAIDGTLSIMVGGKETVFESVKSVLQAVGSDITLVGKSGSGVTAKLANQIIVNLNIAAMSEALILAAKAGIDIEKMYQAIRGGLAGSAVLDAKVPLILDRNFVAGGRIDINLKDITNVMETAHDIGVPLPLSSQLLEIFHALKVDGKAGDDHGGIIQYYEKLANVEVKRG; this is encoded by the coding sequence ATGGCACAGACTATTGGAGTTATTGGTTTAGGGATAATGGGAAAGCCGATGTCACTGAACCTACTTAAAGCAGGATACAAGGTAATGGTAAATGATCTCAATACAGAAAGTGTGGATGCACTAGTAGAAGCTGGAGCAACAGCAGGTAAGCCCGATGAAATGGGATCTGTGTGTGATGTGATTATTACGATGTTGCCAGCTTCCCAGCATGTGAAACAAGTAGTGACTGGAGAAAAGGGGATTTTGAAAACGGCAAAAGAAGGACTTGTCATTATAGATATGAGTTCCATTTCTCCTGTGGCTTCGGTTGAAATTTCTAATGAGGCTGCAAAACTAGGCGTCGAAATGCTGGATGCTCCGGTAAGTGGTGGAGAGCCAAAAGCAATCGATGGCACACTATCGATTATGGTAGGCGGTAAAGAAACAGTATTCGAATCCGTGAAATCCGTACTTCAAGCGGTAGGTTCAGACATTACACTCGTTGGCAAAAGTGGAAGCGGTGTCACAGCCAAATTGGCAAATCAAATTATCGTAAACCTAAACATCGCAGCAATGTCTGAAGCACTTATTCTTGCTGCTAAAGCAGGCATTGATATTGAAAAAATGTATCAAGCAATTCGAGGCGGACTTGCTGGAAGTGCGGTACTGGATGCGAAAGTTCCTTTAATATTAGATCGCAACTTCGTAGCAGGTGGACGAATTGACATTAATTTAAAAGATATTACAAACGTAATGGAAACAGCTCATGATATTGGTGTACCTCTACCGCTTTCGAGCCAATTGCTTGAAATTTTTCATGCATTAAAAGTAGATGGAAAAGCTGGCGATGATCATGGCGGCATAATTCAATACTACGAAAAATTGGCAAACGTTGAAGTGAAAAGGGGGTAA
- a CDS encoding GntR family transcriptional regulator, producing MTKKPTQLAYVHAYEYIRDRILSGELERGTKLVEERLAEEMGISRTPVRDSIRKLEQEGLIKQKCVVNPSDMDLRHVFQVRTLLEGFAANYCATYITDEALAKLKNCVDMGRTGTIEEVMAANKEFHEIIVGATNNPVMIDIFDRMQSIIYLFRKTVVLHKRPLLIEEHHDIYEAIRQHNADEAERLMKEHLQLDLEFCLNRMKG from the coding sequence TTGACAAAAAAACCAACACAACTTGCTTACGTCCATGCTTATGAATATATACGGGATCGAATTTTAAGTGGAGAGCTCGAACGCGGAACAAAGTTGGTTGAGGAGCGGTTAGCGGAAGAGATGGGCATCAGCCGTACGCCGGTGCGAGATTCTATACGGAAACTTGAACAAGAAGGTTTGATCAAGCAAAAATGTGTTGTAAATCCTAGCGATATGGATCTTCGCCACGTCTTTCAAGTTCGTACGTTACTAGAAGGTTTTGCTGCGAACTATTGCGCCACCTATATAACAGATGAGGCATTGGCTAAACTTAAAAATTGTGTAGATATGGGCCGAACAGGTACGATTGAGGAAGTCATGGCAGCGAATAAAGAATTTCATGAAATCATTGTAGGCGCTACCAACAACCCTGTAATGATTGATATATTTGACCGCATGCAGTCGATTATTTACTTGTTCCGAAAAACAGTAGTCCTTCATAAACGTCCTCTATTAATCGAAGAACATCATGATATTTATGAGGCCATCCGTCAACACAATGCTGATGAAGCCGAGCGGTTGATGAAAGAACACCTGCAACTCGATTTGGAGTTTTGCCTAAATCGAATGAAAGGCTAA
- a CDS encoding histidinol phosphate phosphatase domain-containing protein: protein MEMDFHVHLEEGPYTVKWLERTAKTLSSFGAPPDLEKGSKEFMVWQTKQLQKRVDHGCFSSFWLDLYLEKAKQLGLKKVGIVDHLYRFKETRSYFEKNMILDHMHPIGRAQSDWLNHVMTENMADFVEAIEKEKEKWQLQGIELKLGIEADYFEGSETELTDLLGEHAWDFVIGSVHFVDGWGFDNPQTADTFLKFDLKDLYNRFYTIVEGAIRSELFDFVAHLDNLKVFNYQVQDPTFNQTWHEKIANALVETNTATEVNAGLYYRYPVKEMCPGPSFLTTLVERGVEFTLSSDSHYPDDLGNYTADNKEMLKKLGVKSLVSFDQRAKESHPI from the coding sequence ATGGAAATGGATTTTCATGTTCACTTAGAAGAAGGACCCTATACAGTAAAGTGGTTGGAACGAACAGCTAAAACTTTGTCATCTTTTGGAGCACCGCCTGATCTGGAAAAAGGATCAAAGGAATTTATGGTTTGGCAAACAAAGCAATTGCAAAAGCGGGTTGACCACGGATGTTTTAGCAGTTTTTGGCTAGATTTGTATTTAGAGAAAGCAAAGCAGTTAGGCTTGAAGAAAGTTGGCATTGTGGATCATTTATACCGTTTTAAAGAAACCCGGAGTTATTTTGAAAAGAATATGATTCTGGATCATATGCACCCAATCGGGAGAGCTCAATCAGATTGGTTAAATCATGTCATGACGGAAAATATGGCTGATTTTGTTGAGGCTATCGAAAAAGAAAAAGAAAAATGGCAGTTGCAAGGAATTGAGTTAAAGCTCGGGATAGAAGCTGATTATTTTGAAGGAAGCGAAACGGAACTAACCGATCTATTGGGAGAACACGCATGGGATTTTGTCATCGGATCTGTTCATTTTGTCGATGGTTGGGGATTCGATAACCCTCAAACTGCAGATACGTTTCTAAAATTTGATCTAAAGGATTTATATAATCGATTTTACACCATAGTTGAAGGCGCAATTCGCTCGGAGTTATTTGATTTTGTCGCACATTTGGACAACTTAAAAGTCTTTAACTACCAAGTACAAGATCCAACCTTCAACCAAACATGGCATGAAAAGATAGCCAACGCGCTTGTCGAAACAAACACGGCAACTGAAGTGAATGCGGGGCTCTATTATCGGTATCCAGTAAAGGAGATGTGCCCAGGACCGTCTTTCTTAACAACTTTAGTAGAACGAGGAGTCGAATTTACTTTATCCTCCGATAGCCATTATCCCGACGATCTTGGAAATTACACAGCGGATAATAAGGAAATGTTAAAAAAACTAGGTGTGAAAAGCTTAGTAAGCTTTGATCAGCGAGCAAAAGAATCTCATCCTATCTGA
- a CDS encoding DeoR/GlpR family DNA-binding transcription regulator — protein MTYLKLERFQYIINQLQEKQKISVVDIAEQLGVAPETIRRDLGELENRQLLIRVHGGAIPFLKLRTEPQFKRKLDMQKRAKQQIAKAAASRIEDGDTIGVDVGTTTVHLADYLEGVHNLTVVTNSLAAAERFNLALEEGRITGKVLLLGGTTNPAQSSVAGPITVEWLSKMSLDKVFLSCGGVKNGVVFDFDMDESIVSSKMLEQSSNRILLTDATKIGEQSFYSICGLDELTEILCDQSCPEDWQEYEQLWTVVKGGGVE, from the coding sequence ATGACCTACTTAAAACTGGAGAGATTCCAATACATAATAAACCAATTGCAAGAAAAACAGAAAATATCGGTCGTGGACATTGCCGAACAACTGGGCGTCGCACCGGAAACTATACGTAGAGATTTGGGCGAATTGGAAAATCGCCAATTACTAATCCGTGTTCACGGAGGGGCTATTCCATTTTTGAAACTTCGAACTGAACCGCAGTTTAAGCGGAAACTGGATATGCAAAAAAGAGCAAAGCAACAAATTGCAAAAGCCGCGGCTAGCCGCATTGAAGATGGTGATACCATTGGCGTTGATGTAGGAACGACCACTGTGCACTTGGCCGATTATTTGGAGGGCGTGCACAACTTGACGGTGGTGACCAATTCGCTTGCTGCTGCCGAACGTTTTAATCTAGCATTAGAAGAAGGACGGATAACGGGAAAAGTATTGCTACTTGGAGGCACCACCAACCCGGCACAGTCTTCAGTAGCAGGACCCATAACGGTCGAGTGGTTATCGAAAATGAGTCTCGACAAAGTTTTTTTATCGTGTGGCGGAGTGAAAAATGGAGTCGTTTTTGACTTTGATATGGATGAATCAATCGTATCATCCAAAATGTTGGAGCAAAGCAGTAACAGGATCTTATTGACCGATGCAACTAAAATCGGAGAGCAATCATTTTACAGCATTTGCGGTTTAGACGAACTAACAGAAATACTCTGCGATCAATCATGTCCAGAAGACTGGCAAGAATACGAACAGCTATGGACAGTGGTAAAAGGGGGAGGAGTAGAATAA
- a CDS encoding ABC transporter ATP-binding protein, whose translation MSYVQIENLQKNYGTSTVLSSIDMSIERGEFVTLLGPSGCGKSTILRIIAGLTEATAGMVKIENKNMEKVPTKKREIGMVFQSYALFPNMTVHENVAFGLKINKMHSVEIEKKVQEILKIVHLSDKEAAYPHELSGGQQQRVALARALIVEPKVLLLDEPLSALDAQIRKKLQADLRSIQSQMGITMILVTHDQEEAMAVSDKIFVMNKGEIAQWGTPTDIYTKPKTEFIANFIGHYNVFSKTELEELIGKSLTKTGDKLAIRPEAILFEGTVADYRLKAVAKKSVMSGNVIRTVFLSGDREFSVEQLHHRGHTIEVGKEYDCYISPEDVIYLQ comes from the coding sequence ATGAGTTATGTTCAAATAGAAAACTTACAAAAAAATTACGGCACTTCGACTGTTCTTTCTTCGATTGATATGTCGATTGAAAGAGGGGAGTTCGTTACACTTTTAGGACCGAGCGGTTGTGGCAAAAGCACTATTTTGCGAATTATCGCGGGGTTAACAGAAGCAACGGCTGGCATGGTGAAAATTGAAAACAAAAACATGGAAAAAGTTCCGACCAAAAAACGTGAAATTGGCATGGTGTTTCAATCCTATGCTTTGTTCCCCAATATGACAGTGCATGAAAATGTAGCTTTTGGCTTGAAAATCAATAAAATGCATAGTGTAGAAATTGAAAAAAAAGTACAGGAAATTTTAAAAATTGTCCATCTGTCCGATAAAGAAGCTGCGTACCCGCATGAATTATCCGGCGGTCAACAACAACGAGTGGCTTTAGCACGTGCATTAATCGTCGAGCCGAAAGTGTTGCTGTTAGATGAGCCGCTAAGTGCGTTAGATGCACAAATTCGCAAAAAACTGCAGGCAGATTTACGCTCGATTCAAAGCCAAATGGGGATCACCATGATTCTCGTGACTCACGACCAAGAAGAAGCGATGGCAGTCTCCGATAAGATTTTCGTCATGAATAAAGGTGAAATTGCGCAATGGGGAACGCCAACTGACATTTATACCAAGCCGAAAACCGAATTTATTGCAAATTTCATCGGTCATTACAATGTTTTTAGCAAAACAGAATTAGAAGAGTTGATTGGAAAAAGCTTAACGAAAACAGGCGACAAACTGGCCATTCGTCCGGAAGCAATATTGTTTGAAGGAACGGTCGCTGACTATCGGTTAAAAGCGGTTGCTAAAAAATCAGTGATGAGCGGAAATGTTATTCGAACGGTTTTTCTGTCAGGAGACCGCGAGTTTTCTGTCGAACAATTGCATCATCGTGGACATACAATCGAAGTTGGAAAAGAATACGACTGCTATATCTCGCCAGAAGATGTGATCTATCTCCAATGA
- a CDS encoding ABC transporter permease — translation MKKKGVADLFLLFLMLYLILPIIATALYAFSTEWNSTVLPEGLTFKWLSVLFQDVEFIQAFGRSVLLSGSAVLLAFLLVVPAIFVIVLYFPKYEKWMQTIVVLVYAFPGVILAVGLIRTYTQLGIPMILAVLGVYVISIFPYIYQGTRNSLRNINAKQLLDAAELLGASKRQAFAKVLLPAIYPGLFVGALLSFSILFGEFVLINLVVGSRFETVQIYLMEKLSTSGHIASAVVFVYLVLMGILTLAISVLTKQSKGLVKS, via the coding sequence ATGAAGAAAAAGGGAGTCGCTGATTTGTTCTTGCTTTTTCTCATGCTGTATTTGATATTGCCCATTATTGCCACGGCGCTTTATGCGTTTTCGACTGAATGGAACAGTACAGTCTTACCGGAAGGATTAACCTTTAAGTGGCTCTCTGTGCTGTTTCAAGATGTGGAGTTTATCCAAGCATTCGGACGTTCCGTGTTGCTGTCAGGAAGTGCTGTTCTTCTTGCTTTTCTTTTAGTGGTCCCGGCAATATTTGTGATCGTGCTGTATTTTCCGAAATATGAAAAATGGATGCAAACCATTGTTGTTCTAGTTTATGCCTTCCCTGGTGTTATTTTAGCGGTTGGCTTGATCCGTACATATACTCAACTAGGGATACCCATGATTTTGGCAGTGTTAGGTGTCTATGTCATCAGTATTTTTCCTTATATTTATCAAGGAACTCGCAACAGTCTTAGAAATATCAACGCCAAACAATTATTAGATGCAGCGGAATTATTAGGTGCTTCAAAACGTCAAGCTTTTGCAAAAGTCTTGTTGCCGGCCATATATCCGGGATTATTTGTCGGTGCCTTGTTGTCGTTCTCCATCTTATTTGGAGAATTTGTGCTGATTAACTTAGTTGTCGGCTCGCGATTTGAAACCGTTCAAATTTACTTGATGGAAAAATTGAGTACAAGCGGACATATAGCGAGTGCTGTTGTCTTTGTGTATCTTGTATTGATGGGGATTTTGACATTGGCGATCTCCGTATTGACCAAACAATCGAAAGGTCTGGTGAAGTCATGA
- a CDS encoding ABC transporter permease produces the protein MFFVIPLVNMFLSSFTDSDGFTLNQYKTALLNSYILQGFKNSITLSAVSALVALVVSLFAVYAMMRFTDPVKERILVMINLTSNFSGIPLAFAFIVLLGNSGLFTLLFEKWNLDALASFSLYSWSGLLLIYIYFQLPLSLMLLYPIYYGIQQQWKDAAALLGANTVQFWMKIGIPVMLPGIVGTFSVLFANAMGAYASAYALTGSDYNLAAIRIGTLLSGDIFAQPELASAIAVLLGATMISAMVLSEWSIKKARRNL, from the coding sequence ATGTTCTTTGTGATCCCTTTAGTGAATATGTTCTTATCAAGTTTTACTGACAGCGATGGCTTTACGTTAAATCAGTACAAAACGGCTTTGTTGAATAGCTACATCTTACAAGGATTCAAAAACAGCATTACGTTATCAGCTGTTTCTGCACTAGTAGCGCTTGTCGTTTCGTTATTTGCGGTTTATGCGATGATGCGTTTTACAGATCCCGTAAAAGAGCGAATTTTAGTGATGATCAATTTGACTTCGAATTTTTCAGGTATTCCATTGGCTTTTGCATTTATTGTGTTACTTGGCAATAGTGGACTGTTTACGTTGTTGTTTGAGAAATGGAATTTAGATGCGCTTGCTTCTTTTTCTCTATATAGCTGGAGCGGCTTGTTATTGATTTATATTTATTTTCAATTGCCGCTATCCCTAATGCTGCTATATCCGATTTATTACGGAATTCAACAGCAATGGAAAGATGCTGCTGCTTTATTGGGCGCCAATACAGTTCAATTTTGGATGAAAATCGGCATTCCGGTAATGCTTCCAGGAATTGTTGGAACCTTTAGCGTGTTATTTGCCAATGCGATGGGCGCCTATGCCTCGGCCTATGCCTTAACCGGTAGTGACTATAATTTAGCAGCTATCCGAATCGGGACTTTGCTATCGGGCGACATTTTTGCCCAACCGGAACTGGCCAGCGCTATCGCCGTATTACTCGGAGCAACCATGATTTCAGCAATGGTCCTTAGTGAGTGGAGCATTAAGAAAGCGAGGAGAAATCTATAA
- a CDS encoding alkaline phosphatase family protein produces MATNRVVLIVVDALRFDTACSHMGYMQHLIENGKAARYKVRSEVPSLSRPLYETILTGTPPVVHGINSNRTVRLSTQQSLFHLAKNSGKTTAAAAYYWVSELYNSAPFNEMQDRIQLDTKLLIENGLFYFEDHYPDSHLFAEASWLMEKKQPDFLYIHPMNVDDDGHKFTADSKEYRNRVLSVDALLSVFLPLCKEQGYDVIITADHGMTADGNHGGNTAEDRHVPLFVMSEKIAAGISDELLSQLMIAPLACRLLEIEPSKAMVPLKMEECLLV; encoded by the coding sequence ATGGCAACTAATCGAGTCGTTCTTATTGTCGTAGATGCCCTTCGATTTGATACAGCTTGCAGCCATATGGGTTATATGCAGCATTTAATAGAAAATGGCAAAGCTGCTCGCTACAAAGTACGCTCAGAAGTTCCATCGCTTTCCCGGCCATTATACGAAACCATTTTGACGGGTACGCCTCCTGTCGTCCATGGGATTAACAGCAATCGGACGGTGCGGTTATCCACTCAGCAAAGTTTATTCCATTTAGCGAAAAACAGCGGCAAAACAACTGCTGCTGCCGCCTACTATTGGGTGAGTGAGTTATATAATTCAGCTCCTTTCAATGAAATGCAAGATCGTATTCAACTAGATACGAAATTGCTGATTGAAAATGGTTTGTTTTATTTTGAAGATCATTACCCCGATAGCCACTTGTTCGCGGAAGCCTCGTGGCTCATGGAAAAAAAACAACCCGATTTTCTCTATATCCACCCGATGAACGTAGATGACGACGGCCACAAGTTTACGGCAGATTCAAAAGAATACCGGAACCGTGTGCTTTCTGTAGATGCATTGCTGTCGGTTTTTCTTCCTCTTTGCAAGGAGCAGGGATACGACGTCATCATTACAGCTGATCACGGAATGACTGCAGATGGCAACCATGGGGGAAATACAGCTGAAGATCGCCACGTTCCACTGTTTGTGATGTCTGAAAAAATAGCTGCAGGAATATCTGATGAACTTTTGTCACAGTTGATGATTGCGCCGTTAGCCTGTCGGTTATTAGAAATTGAACCGTCAAAAGCAATGGTGCCTTTAAAAATGGAAGAATGTCTTTTAGTTTAA
- a CDS encoding ABC transporter substrate-binding protein: protein MIFKQILKKSVLGIMAVSVLAACSGDKESVSAQVDGNSLTKEEVIEKAKVEGEVNSVGMPDTWANWVETWSEIETEFDIAHTDTDMSSAEELAKFEAEKDNASADIGDVGVAFGPIAEEKGLTQAYKTSYWEDIPEWAKDDEGHWIVGYTGTMAFLTDTSNVENPPKSWEDIKNGDYIVSIGDALTANQAQFAILGAAMAFGGDENNLQPGIDFFAELAEQGRLQGDPTVANLEKGEIDVAIMWDFNALGYSNQIDESRFDIVIPEEGSIMSGYATVINKYAQNPHAAMLAREYILSDEGQENLARGYARPIRENVELSSEVKAMLLPDEMYTNTQPVKDQAAWEEATKKIPQMWQEQVLIHGN, encoded by the coding sequence ATGATCTTTAAACAAATTTTAAAAAAGAGTGTGTTAGGAATTATGGCAGTAAGTGTATTGGCAGCATGCTCTGGTGATAAAGAAAGTGTAAGTGCGCAAGTTGATGGAAATTCTTTAACGAAAGAAGAAGTAATCGAAAAAGCAAAAGTAGAAGGCGAAGTAAATTCTGTCGGCATGCCTGACACATGGGCAAACTGGGTAGAAACGTGGAGTGAAATAGAAACCGAGTTTGACATAGCCCATACCGATACAGATATGTCGAGTGCAGAGGAATTAGCAAAGTTCGAAGCGGAAAAAGACAATGCTTCTGCTGATATTGGCGATGTCGGAGTCGCATTTGGACCGATTGCTGAAGAAAAAGGATTGACGCAAGCGTATAAAACTAGTTATTGGGAGGATATTCCAGAGTGGGCAAAAGACGATGAAGGGCATTGGATAGTTGGCTATACAGGAACGATGGCTTTCTTAACAGATACTAGCAATGTTGAAAATCCCCCAAAATCTTGGGAAGACATCAAAAATGGAGATTATATCGTAAGTATTGGCGATGCCTTAACGGCAAATCAGGCACAATTTGCTATTTTAGGAGCGGCAATGGCCTTTGGTGGAGATGAAAATAATCTGCAACCAGGTATCGACTTTTTTGCGGAATTGGCGGAACAAGGACGTTTGCAAGGAGATCCAACAGTAGCAAACCTTGAAAAAGGAGAAATTGATGTTGCCATCATGTGGGATTTCAATGCATTAGGCTATAGCAATCAAATCGATGAATCCCGATTTGATATTGTTATTCCAGAAGAAGGATCCATTATGTCGGGTTACGCTACAGTGATTAACAAATATGCTCAAAATCCTCATGCTGCGATGTTGGCAAGAGAGTATATTCTGTCAGATGAGGGACAAGAGAATTTAGCAAGAGGCTATGCCCGTCCTATTCGTGAAAATGTAGAACTTTCATCAGAAGTAAAAGCAATGTTATTACCGGATGAAATGTATACCAACACACAGCCAGTCAAAGACCAAGCGGCTTGGGAAGAAGCAACCAAGAAAATTCCTCAAATGTGGCAAGAACAGGTATTAATCCATGGCAACTAA
- a CDS encoding TIGR04104 family putative zinc finger protein — protein MPICENCGQKWPWKTVVKNTVKLTNKAKCPYCEKNQYLIPKSRRLTGIFSYIPAFLIITLTLFLDLNGIGIFLLAIALMIVFLGLYPFMMKLSNDEQLPTYKLE, from the coding sequence ATGCCAATCTGTGAAAATTGTGGTCAAAAATGGCCTTGGAAAACAGTAGTTAAAAATACAGTGAAGCTTACGAATAAAGCCAAATGTCCTTATTGCGAAAAGAACCAATACCTTATACCGAAATCGAGAAGGCTGACCGGCATTTTTAGCTACATACCAGCATTTCTCATTATTACATTGACGTTATTTTTAGACCTTAATGGCATAGGGATTTTCTTGCTTGCTATCGCGTTGATGATTGTATTTTTAGGACTCTATCCATTTATGATGAAACTTTCGAATGATGAACAATTGCCGACTTATAAACTAGAGTGA
- a CDS encoding glycine betaine ABC transporter substrate-binding protein: MNLLKLIPLLITAVILSACSGIGVTGKEVTVGGKNFTEQYLLSEMTAFLLVEEGFKVNQMNNLGSSVVRSALENGQVDMMWEYTGTALITYMGEDSIADPEAAFEKVKENDIKNDIHWMNMSDVNNTYALAMRSEQSEELGIKSISDLSDYINANPGELTMAADAEFANRSDGLPGVEDTYGFEFGSDQVRQMDLGLTQRTLNNEQVDVSVAFETDATIRNYDLVVLEDDKRFFPPYRAAVAINQEVFEKYPEIEEITARLADSLNSDIMRELNYLVDIEGQSVSVVAYDWLVENDFLEEE; this comes from the coding sequence ATGAACTTACTCAAACTGATCCCTCTGCTGATTACTGCGGTGATCTTGTCGGCCTGTTCAGGAATAGGCGTGACCGGAAAAGAAGTGACGGTCGGGGGCAAAAACTTTACGGAACAGTATTTATTGTCGGAAATGACGGCTTTTTTATTAGTGGAAGAAGGATTTAAAGTAAACCAGATGAACAATCTCGGCAGTAGTGTCGTTCGCTCAGCGTTGGAAAATGGCCAAGTCGACATGATGTGGGAATACACAGGAACGGCGCTCATTACATATATGGGCGAAGATTCGATCGCTGACCCCGAGGCGGCTTTTGAAAAGGTAAAAGAAAATGATATCAAAAACGACATTCACTGGATGAATATGTCGGATGTCAACAATACCTATGCGCTCGCCATGAGAAGCGAGCAATCAGAAGAGCTCGGCATCAAATCCATCAGTGACCTGTCAGACTATATCAATGCAAATCCTGGAGAGTTAACGATGGCTGCCGATGCCGAATTTGCGAATCGTTCGGACGGCTTGCCAGGCGTAGAAGATACGTATGGTTTTGAATTTGGTTCTGACCAAGTGCGTCAAATGGACTTAGGATTGACGCAACGGACATTGAACAACGAGCAGGTTGACGTTTCAGTAGCCTTTGAAACAGATGCTACGATCAGAAACTATGACTTAGTCGTGTTAGAAGACGACAAACGATTCTTTCCACCGTACCGAGCAGCTGTCGCGATCAATCAAGAGGTATTTGAAAAATATCCCGAAATTGAAGAAATTACTGCTCGTTTGGCAGATAGCCTAAACAGTGACATTATGAGAGAACTGAATTATCTCGTCGACATTGAAGGACAAAGTGTTTCTGTAGTTGCTTACGACTGGCTTGTTGAAAATGACTTTTTGGAAGAAGAATAG
- a CDS encoding ABC transporter permease, producing the protein MNRKKWIGNIVKYALYALVATFFIWAIANSYFDYIFTQSGTFLVLLRQHVVLVLVSSILAILVAVPAGVLITRPKFKKAEWLVSNVANLGQTIPSLAVLALMISILGIGFKSAVFALFIYSILPIFRNTVAGIDSIDKNMIDAAKGMGMKPHQILFRVELPNSAYSILAGIRTAVVLNIGTAALAYVVGAGGLGVWIFTGINLFDNGFLISGAIPVTLLAILADYILRKIEYIVVPKGSRRIEKA; encoded by the coding sequence GTGAACCGTAAAAAATGGATAGGCAATATTGTCAAATACGCGCTTTATGCATTGGTCGCCACATTCTTCATTTGGGCGATTGCCAATAGTTATTTTGACTATATCTTTACTCAATCAGGAACATTCTTGGTGTTACTGAGACAGCATGTTGTTTTAGTACTGGTTTCTTCAATTCTCGCCATTTTGGTAGCTGTACCAGCGGGCGTTCTCATCACTAGACCCAAATTCAAAAAAGCCGAATGGCTGGTTTCCAATGTCGCCAATTTGGGACAAACGATTCCCAGTCTAGCAGTTCTGGCATTGATGATTAGTATTTTAGGTATCGGTTTTAAATCTGCCGTTTTTGCGCTGTTTATTTATTCGATTCTGCCAATTTTCAGAAATACAGTAGCAGGCATTGACTCTATTGATAAGAACATGATCGATGCTGCAAAAGGGATGGGTATGAAACCCCATCAGATTTTATTTCGCGTTGAACTTCCTAATTCGGCTTACTCCATTCTTGCCGGCATCCGGACGGCTGTTGTCTTGAACATTGGTACAGCAGCTTTAGCTTATGTGGTTGGAGCAGGTGGACTTGGCGTTTGGATCTTTACTGGGATTAATTTATTTGATAACGGCTTCCTGATTTCCGGAGCCATCCCTGTAACTTTATTGGCGATTTTAGCTGATTATATTTTACGTAAAATCGAATATATCGTCGTGCCAAAAGGATCAAGGCGTATTGAGAAAGCTTAG